Genomic window (Ananas comosus cultivar F153 linkage group 16, ASM154086v1, whole genome shotgun sequence):
CATGTGGTCCCAAGCTGTGGTGGGCTCCACATTTCATTCGACGGCTTCGTTACGCTCGAACCTCAAAAATAACAATTCCGCGTTTCTACTTTTTGACTTGTGTGGCCTTAATCTCGACTTTGCTTCGTCGCTAAGACTCTCACTGCTGGCTCACTCACTGGACTTTCGTGGGTTGGNCCTAAGCGAAGACAAATGCACAGAACTTACGGTCCAGATCGCTTGGCACCTTTCGCCGTCGGTATGATTGAGACCGTTGATCTATCCAACTGCACCGCTTCTTGTTCTTAACGGGTCACCACCATCCTCCACGATCGACGGCGATCGGGCACGTGTACGCTCACCGACAAGCCACGTGTCCGCAACACCTGGCCCGATTGAATATTGCTAATTACAGATTTACAGTCAACCCAACCCACGAAAGTCCAGTGAGTGAGCCAGCAGTGAGAGTCTTAGCGACGAAGCAAAGTCGAGATTAAGGCCACACAAGTCAAAAAGTAGAAACGCGGAATTGTTATTTTTGAGGTTCGAGCGTAACGAAGCCGTCGAATGAGATGTGGAGCCCACCACAGCTTGGGACCACATGTCAGCCTCTCGCCCGGGTTGTATATTAACATGCAAgcgttattaattaattaattaattatagtattaTACGAGAACGAGACGGAGACAGATAGGGCGTCGCTAATCTCCGTCCTAATTAACATCCCACGCCCACTGTAATTATCTATTTGTCTATCTAATCCTATCACCTATTAGCGcactaattacttaattaattaattaagtaattagtgCGCTAATAGGTGATAGGATTAGATAGACAAATAGATAATTACAGTGGGCGTGGGATGTTAATTAGGACGGAGATTAGCGACGCCCTATCTGTCTCCGTCTCGTTCTCGTAtaatactataattaattaattaattaataacgcTTGCATGTTAATATACAACCCGGGCGAGAGGCTGACATGTGGTCCCAAGCTGTGGTGGGCTCCACATCTCATTCGACGGCTTCGTTACGCTCGAACCTCAAAAATAACAATTCCGCGTTTCTACTTTTTGACTTGTGTGGCCTTAATCTCGACTTTGCTTCGTCGCTAAGACTCTCACTGCTGGCTCACTCACTGGACTTTCGTGGGTTGGGTTGACTGTAAATCTGTAATTAGCAATATTCAATCGGGCCAGGTGTTGCGGACACGTGGCTTGTCGGTGAGCGTACACGTGCCCGATCGCCGTCGATCGTGGAGGATGGTGGTGACCCGTTAAGAACAAGAAGCGGTGCAGTTGGATAGATCAACGGTCTCAATCATACCGACGGCGAAAGGTGCCAAGCGATCTGGACCGTAAGTTCTGTGCATTTGTCTTCGCTTAGGTTTTGGTTGATCGCGAGCGACGACCGATGTAGGGTGTAGGTCCTCCCGTTAGAAGCCAAAACGTAGCAATGCGTGAGTTTGTTGCCACAAGTACGGTAGGAGTATACTTGAATCTTACACGCTCACCCGCGTGAATTTACACAACcgcttttaaaaaattattattattcttattgaaaaaataacaatgaaaaataagaaatattaaaacttcAATAAAATGGgtgtaaaaatataataataataataataaaccttAATAAACAAGTAAGATTCCTCGCTAATTAATCTGCACACTACAACAGGCCAAACAGAAGAGTTTTGCCTCTAATGCCACTTCACACCTTTGTAGTTTGTAGTTTGCAGTCGTTCTTATCTGGGAGTGGGTTATTCAACAAAAAATGCGTAGGACGCGGGGGAAAGGTGGCCGGTGTAACAAGTCTCGAGCTGTTGGTCGGCGAGGCTCAGGAAGTTTTTAAGAAGTCAACAAATACGACAGATTGGAACAACCgaagcaaaaaaatttcagatactcaAATGAACAGAAGAACAGGAGTAGTTGAACACTTGAACTACCATGACCCTCAGGTAAGGACTTATCCGCACTAAATTCCCCTACTAACATATGATAAACAAACTAGTAAACAAACACAAGTGCAAACTTTATTACTTGTTACACGAAGAAATTTAAGTGAAAGAGAAAGCATGCAACATTTTCAGCCACAGGGAGTGAGTTTCTTATTGCCTGCACCGCGAGGATTGTCATCTTTCCAATCATCCCACGCCCTAGCTCTCTCTTCTTCAGCTTCCTCGTCCTCCGCCGCTGACCTGGGACCGTCCTTGTGCCACGACGAATTTGCTTCTTCCATCAGCTTTGCATTTCTCTCTTGCCATTTCTTCATCATCTCCATTTCACGTAATCCAGCTTCCTCAATGCTCATGGTAGGCAACCTATTagaaagggggggaaaaaacaaGAAAACCGGTGAAAAAAAATGGACAGAAGGGAATAGCCAACACAAAGTCATGCATGTGCTCGATTTCAATCAACATTCAATATTCAACAAGAAGATTAAAGCTATTTCTGTGCATAGTTCCATCTAGTTGTATGAACAGTCTTTTGGAACAAACAGTTCACAGTAGCCAAATGTTGAGTCGTGTAACTCCAACAACATAGATGGAGACAAGAATCAAGACATGAGAATCAAAATCCTAATCGTTATACACAACGAACTAGAGGCATACCTGTAACCTGGTTGGAACACTTGTGCAGCCATTCTCTCCCTTTCACTTGTTAATCGTCCCCCAACAAGACTCGCGGGTCCAAATATAAGTGGTTGATGTTTGTGCTCATGGGCCTGTGAAATGTTTGCTCTCCCTTCAATAACATCTTGAGCAAATGTTGCACATGTGATTGGTTCCACTGGTTTTGCCAATGGTGCTCGAGTGGCAGCATTTTGGTGCCAAGCTTCAGCTTTTTTCGTACGTTCGTCAAGGATCTCGCGAGCAAACTCCTTCTCCCCTTCCTGTAATATAGTTCAGTGAGCTTGACAATTAACATGTATGAAGAGTTTAAAACAGGTTGCGGGGTGAATAGATATATCACATGCATTATCTACACAACATGATTTCTGACCACCAGGTAGGTCATTATTTCTCAAATAATAGCACAATCCAACTGCATaattgtgatattttaattgatTACGTCAAAAAATGCACTAAAAATACCTACTTAGTCCTGAAAATCGACCGACAGAAGCTGACAATTATCTCGATGTTCCAAAGTTAATTCTTTCTATCACACACAGCTGGATCTCAAAAACCTAAAGCATATATCTGCCTTTTCTTTTGCTACTTAACTAGGAAAATATAGTAGTTAGAACTGCAAATATATTATTCAACAGTCAATCTCTCACAAAGGATAACAATATTAGGTAGCAAGAGGAAAAACGAAGTGAACCAATCAGCTGAAACCAGATCAACAGATGAAAATATCATCTACCAAATAACAAGTTGAGCAGCAAAGGCAGAATTACAAAATTCACCGACTATAAGTGCATATTACCGATGATCTAGATCTTAACCAGATAAATCCATAAACTATAGGCGATACAAAGTTAACACTCAAGACTTGTAAAGTCTGTATTAAATACCTTTGATTCTCGTTCCTTTACAGCAAGAagcatttcttcttctttccttagCATGTCCAAGAGATCAAAAGCCTGTAaggaataaaagaacaataaatcACCCTTAAAGGAAACAAGGAGAAAAAAGGTTGTAAATGTAGCTTTACAAAACCAAGAGGATGGTTGCAAATAACTAATCAGCTTCCCAGGCTAAATCGGACTAACCTTGCAGACAGATAAGGAGATCGCAGTTAGCCAAGCCTGCAATTCATAGGAACTGACTAGTCAGACCAGAGGGAAGTTCCCACCCAAATTTAATCAAACATAAGCTTCAGCATTGGAACAGATAATACTGGATAAATATTGTACAATTTCCTAAACATGGCATGCTGCCGCAATAGGCATTGAATAATGTtgagaacaaaacaaaaatttaaaccgACGAGAGTACTTGAAAAACATATTGCAGGAAAAAGGCTAGAGATGTGACAAAGTGATTGTTCCCTAAAAGGTCAATATTAGATAAACTGGACACAAAATCAATAGCTTAGAAATGACCAACtagaaccgaccgtccctagcgcaagtggcaaagggcttggtggttggtacccgaggtcctaagttcaaatcctagttgattcacatttccagctaagtttatttctaaatgaaataaataaagcgtgtagcatactacctatctctcaaaaaaaaaaagaaaaagaaatggccAACTAGTGTGAGCACATGAAAGGAAACACATAGGTTCGTTTACAATTTCAAAGTCTGAATTTTCGCACAAACAGTTATGGCAACGCCTTGCCAAGGACACTTTCAATTCAATTCATCTATTTCTACTGAACTTGATCAAATCTCTCTTGCAAAAGGAATCAaacctctctttcttcttctccatcatCATCCACTGCATCTTCTTCCCCAGCTTCAATAGGTGTAGATAAAGCAGTTGCTCTTAAGGAGCGCCCACGCCTCTCCCTTCTCTCTTTAATTTCTTGCAATTTTGCTTCTGCGGCTCTCTGGCGCTTGAACCGGgcaatctatccacaatcaaATTACGAGATAAATATTGCATTGCCAGAAAAGAGGGCTCTTTTACCACAGTTTGGAAGCCAAGCAAATAAATACTTGCTGGATGGGTAATGTTGGTACATTCACAATATCATTTGACTTCAGAAAATCACACAAGCAACTCAACTTTTCCATATATTTAGGCAAATCATACTGTATACATAAAAGATAGAACTTGTGAACGTGAACGTTCATCTATTTCTTTAGTACTTCTGGGAAGAAAATCTAACATAAGGAGACAATATTATACAATCTCCTTTGCAAGGTGGAGCTATGACTATACATGATAAAATTAACAACAATTTGTCATTAAGATCCTTCCCGCTTTAGCAATTAGTCTAAGAAGtgagataaaaaaaactattttattcCCTCGACAATCCTGTGATATCACCAGCAGTATTTACGtgatttgcaaaaatagcaCAAATGTTGCAAAACAACCTTATGAAGTCATCATACTGATTACACAAACCTTGCATGgttataattttagattttttaaaagtCTGCCATAGCTAAATGTCTATGAACTTGAAATCATCTAATCAGAGAGAACAAGAAAACAGGTCAAAATAATAACCTTTTTCGCCCTTCGAGTTGCAAACGTATCTGGGCCTCCTTGCCCAGAAATTTCTAGTTCCTCTTCAGGAATGAGCTCTAGTGCCTCACAAATCGAAATAAATTCCTGCAGCACCCAACCGcagtgtttaaaaaaaaaaaaatcatcaaaatgaCAGCTTATGTACCAGAATCACCGGCGAGCACCAATAATCTGATATATAGTATAACTGATCATTTTAGAAAAGGTTTCACCAAAGGTATCCTTTGGCGTAGGAGATCACCTTTAACTTATTCTGAGATAGTTTAAGAATCGAGATCCTATCCTCCTGTGCAAGTTTTTCGATTAACTCTCCGAGATAGAATGGCACCTGAAAGACGTGAGACATGTTAAGGTTTGACGACTACCAACAAACGCATAGACTTCTGCTAGTAAAATGTAGCTAAAAGACAATACATATGACAACTCATTAAGAGAGATGATTATGCCGGATACTGCGACATCGTTTCCTACATGCCAGTCTACTTTATTGTGCAATTTCAACTATAAAATCAGTGTATTTCTAAGTGACGACTACCCTCCAGCTATGTCTATGTCTTGattctactactactactactacagtCCCTCCATTCAATTTGACTGAATTTTGTAAACAGAAGTGCTTGCGACTACTGTTACAGCATGAATAAGGGATAACGCATAGGGTCCTTTTGTAAATTAAAACGTTGTGCGCTTGAGCAAATCATCGGAGGAGATGGAAACAGAAAAGCTTACGAGGAGATACTTGAGGTTGGCGGTGGTGACGTCGTCCTTGGTCTCGTTGAGGGAGAAGAGCCCCAGCTTGCTCACCATCTCGTCGCAGCGTTGCAGGGCCTCGATTCCCTTCCTCAGCGTCTCCTATTACAgcaatttttgaagaaaaaggaaattaaaaacACTCAACCCAGTTGCTGAGTACTCGATGAATTCCACACTTGCGCCGATAACGGGGGGATTGGATGAGGAAGCGAGGGGTATATCTGCAGAATACCTGATCCACAGAGGAATCGGAAGCCACGGAATGGATCCTTCTTGCTTCCTCGAAGAGCGCGGGGAGCGACCACTCCTCCATCTTCCCCTTGCTATTGCGAAGAAGCTACTATGGATCGCAGCAGAGAAGCGTCGTCGCCTAGGACTAGGAGATGTGGAGGGGGGGGCGTAAGAAATAGGGCGGAGGAAGAGAAGCACGATCGCGGGAGCCAGGAGAGATTGAGAGAAGGGGAAAGCGCTAGAATAAGGCGGACAACGGGCCTGGCGACCGACTCTGCTGCACAGGGTCGGGTCTGGTCTGGTCTGTTCCGGTCCGGTCggtttattttatagttttctaATCAGTTCGATCCGATCCATCTTAGCCGTAGATCATCCCAGTGTACACCGCGGAACACTGGATAAGCAACGTACCATCATCCACGCCACGTGACGAGTCCACCCCCTTATCCCCTCTTCGCGCGGCGACACTCCTCTGTCATCTCTCCGGACTCTCCCGCACGCCCCTCCCCCCTTGACTGCTTATTCTCCCGCGCGCAAGGAGAGAGGAGGAGCCATGGCTTCGTTAGCTCTCTCTTCCTCCTCGACCACCCTCCGCCTCTCCTCCCTAGGGTTCCGCTCGCTTCCCTCGATCTCCTTCCTCCGCTCCCGCCGATCCCTCGCCCGAGCCGCGAGCCCCCATGGGCGGCGTCGCCCCCTCCTCGTCCGTGCCCTAACCCTCGACTTCACGGGGTCATTCTTCGAGGAGGGAGGGGACGAGGAGGGCGACGGGCGCTCGTCGGGgccttcggcggcggcggcggcggctgttATGGAGGACAAGGAGGAGCCGCAGTGCCCCCCGGGGCTTCGCCAGTACGAGTCCATGGCCGTGCTCCGCCCCGACATGACCGAGGACGAGCGCCTCGCCCTCATCCAACGATACGAAGAGGTGATCTCTCGATTTTTAAGTGTTCTTACCTTTTTACCCTTATTCCAAGTGTTCCTCTGTTTTAGAACCATCTACTCACGGCAGTTGGAAAAAAACTGTGTAGGTTTTAGCATAAAAGGCTTTAGATTTTGGATTGATCAGAACGCTTCGTAGAATAAGAATGTGCATCACATACCTTTGGACTAGAAAGTTTGATTCTTTGGACCAGTGACGAATTAGCTCGATTCAGGTAATGCGAGAGGTGAAAGGACAAGAATGTTTAAAGATTGTAGGCCAACTAGGATTGTTGCCCTGTTAGCAAGTGCTCAAAATTCTGCAAAAAATGGTGTTTATTGGACCCTCACACAGATTTCCCAGCATTGTGTTTGGGGGGTTCCAAGAAGGAAGCAAAATTCAGGAGTTGTTTCATACAAATGAGAACTTAAGTGTGGTTTTGGGGCTTTACAATGCATTTCCTGGTTTAGCTGCCAATGGGCATCTATCAATTTTTGAACTGGTCAGGCTTCAAATTATCGTTCTGTAATTTAACTAGATTTATACAAGGccgtcttttttttcttttttcttttttcttttttttgctattttctgGAATAGAAAATGTCTATTGAATACATGATGATGTCTACTTTGGCTATTCAAATTGTTAGATGGCAGACTTGCTAAAGTTTGCTTCAGAATTGTAGAATCGGTTGATTCTATGTGCTGATTAGCTCTTCATTGTTCAGATGACCAAAACTCGGTTGCACTTCTTGAATTTAATTCCTTCACAGCTCTAGTTGTGTAACTTTCagtattttttctttgttgatgGGGTTTGTCATGCAAATACGGTTGCATAtttacttttcattttctttgtcTGGGTATAAATTATTCATGGAACTCCATCTGTTTGTGAATTGTGTTTATTTGTTATATTCTGCTCATATGTCTAGATGGAGTAGTAGTAAGGTTGCATTTGGTTGGCAAGGCAATATCAGTGTTTCCTTGTTTGATATTGCTGTGAATTGTGAAGTCTCTTGCATTTACCCATTCATATCCAATTCAAGCTTGCTGATGTTGTTGATAGATTATCAACCTTTTTTGTGCAGTACTTTTCTCGTTTCCCTTACATTCCTCTAGATGAATGTACATATATTGCGGGCAAATGAGTCATGTTAGTTTCTGCTCTGTTTGCAGTTGCTTGTGGCGGGGGGTGGCATGTACATGGAGGTGTTCAACCGCGGAGTCATCCCTCTTGCATACAGcatcaagaaaaagaacaagGCAGGTGAAACCAACACCTACTTAGACGGTATATACATCTTATTCACCTTTTTCACCAAGCCGGAATCCATCATTGTTCTTGAGACCCGGCTCAAGGCCGACGATGATGTTATTAGATCATCAACCTTCAAGATTCGCAAGAGGAAATATTAGCGCCCCTGCTTATAAGAGAATTGTGCGCCAGTTTGAGCCCCGTCGCTTTTCtgcttctctcttctcttcaaTTTTTGACTACTTTTAAATTGTAAGAACACAATCCTGAGCTTATTTAATAACTTTTGAATAGGTATTCTTTGATTGAAGAGATGTGGTTACTTACAAGTTTCTTTATTGCACAGTATGCTTAGTCTTGTCTTATATTATTGCAGTTATGCAGTGTCGCTTATATTGTCCGGTCCTCCCATTTCAACGATGGccccgagaaaaaaaaaaaaaaaattagaagtaatACAAACCGATTTTTATACAACCCACTTTTAATCAACCCTATCCTCAACCTATTCATTAAGAAAAGAGATTATTTACCCTCAAGAGATTATTATTATGCCTTTCCAGTTGATAGCTTGTGGTCGCTCTACTGATAACCAGTATGATATGGCAGAAGGTTTCCGATAAACTTGTTGTAATTATTCTCGTGGGTGGCAAGGCTTCTTGATAGCATGGGTGGTAAGTTTCTTCTTATTATTCTCTTaatattaagaattttttttttatcatatgacgacgaaataaataaataaataaattttca
Coding sequences:
- the LOC109722237 gene encoding PP2A regulatory subunit TAP46 isoform X1, which produces MEEWSLPALFEEARRIHSVASDSSVDQETLRKGIEALQRCDEMVSKLGLFSLNETKDDVTTANLKYLLVPFYLGELIEKLAQEDRISILKLSQNKLKEFISICEALELIPEEELEISGQGGPDTFATRRAKKIARFKRQRAAEAKLQEIKERRERRGRSLRATALSTPIEAGEEDAVDDDGEEEREAWLTAISLSVCKAFDLLDMLRKEEEMLLAVKERESKEGEKEFAREILDERTKKAEAWHQNAATRAPLAKPVEPITCATFAQDVIEGRANISQAHEHKHQPLIFGPASLVGGRLTSERERMAAQVFQPGYRLPTMSIEEAGLREMEMMKKWQERNAKLMEEANSSWHKDGPRSAAEDEEAEEERARAWDDWKDDNPRGAGNKKLTPCG
- the LOC109722237 gene encoding PP2A regulatory subunit TAP46 isoform X2 — protein: MEEWSLPALFEEARRIHSVASDSSVDQETLRKGIEALQRCDEMVSKLGLFSLNETKDDVTTANLKYLLVPFYLGELIEKLAQEDRISILKLSQNKLKEFISICEALELIPEEELEISGQGGPDTFATRRAKKIARFKRQRAAEAKLQEIKERRERRGRSLRATALSTPIEAGEEDAVDDDGEEEREAFDLLDMLRKEEEMLLAVKERESKEGEKEFAREILDERTKKAEAWHQNAATRAPLAKPVEPITCATFAQDVIEGRANISQAHEHKHQPLIFGPASLVGGRLTSERERMAAQVFQPGYRLPTMSIEEAGLREMEMMKKWQERNAKLMEEANSSWHKDGPRSAAEDEEAEEERARAWDDWKDDNPRGAGNKKLTPCG
- the LOC109722238 gene encoding 30S ribosomal protein S6 alpha, chloroplastic, giving the protein MASLALSSSSTTLRLSSLGFRSLPSISFLRSRRSLARAASPHGRRRPLLVRALTLDFTGSFFEEGGDEEGDGRSSGPSAAAAAAVMEDKEEPQCPPGLRQYESMAVLRPDMTEDERLALIQRYEELLVAGGGMYMEVFNRGVIPLAYSIKKKNKAGETNTYLDGIYILFTFFTKPESIIVLETRLKADDDVIRSSTFKIRKRKY